Proteins encoded together in one Pseudomonas sp. Seg1 window:
- the murC gene encoding UDP-N-acetylmuramate--L-alanine ligase has product MVENQKAMPQPEMRRIRRIHFVGIGGVGMCGIAEVLLNLGYEVSGSDLKASPVTERLESFGAHIYIGHRAENAATADVLVVSSAVNTSNPEVATALERRIPVVPRAEMLAELMRYRHGIAVAGTHGKTTTTSLIASVFAAGGLDPTFVIGGRLNAAGTNAQLGTSRYLIAEADESDASFLHLQPLVAVVTNIDADHMATYDGDFNKLKKTFVEFLHNLPFYGLAVMCLDDPVVREILPLVKRPTVTYGFSEDADVRAINVRQQGMQTFFTVLRPDREPLDVSVNMPGNHNVLNSLATICIATDEGVSDEAIVQGLSGFQGVGRRFQVYGELPVDGGNVMLVDDYGHHPTEVAAVIKAVRGGWPERRLVMVYQPHRYSRTRDLYDDFVNVLADANVLLLMEVYPAGEEPIPGADSRKLCNSIRQRGQLDPIYIERGVDLAPLVKPLLRAGDILLCQGAGDIGGLAPKLLKSELFAGAVAASVEGKLK; this is encoded by the coding sequence ATGGTTGAGAATCAGAAAGCCATGCCGCAACCGGAAATGCGCCGCATCCGTCGCATCCACTTCGTCGGTATCGGCGGCGTGGGCATGTGCGGGATTGCCGAAGTGTTGTTGAACCTGGGCTATGAAGTGTCCGGTTCCGACCTGAAAGCTTCGCCGGTCACCGAGCGTCTGGAGTCGTTCGGCGCGCACATCTACATCGGCCACCGTGCCGAAAACGCCGCGACCGCTGATGTACTGGTGGTGTCGAGCGCCGTGAACACCTCCAACCCGGAAGTCGCGACCGCGCTGGAACGTCGCATCCCGGTAGTGCCGCGTGCCGAAATGCTCGCTGAGCTGATGCGCTATCGCCACGGCATCGCCGTCGCCGGTACTCACGGCAAAACCACCACCACCAGCCTGATCGCTTCGGTGTTCGCCGCCGGTGGTCTGGATCCGACCTTCGTGATCGGTGGCCGTCTCAATGCGGCGGGCACCAATGCCCAGCTCGGCACCAGTCGTTACCTGATCGCCGAAGCCGACGAAAGCGATGCGAGCTTCCTGCACCTGCAACCGCTGGTGGCCGTGGTCACCAACATCGACGCCGACCACATGGCGACCTACGACGGTGACTTCAACAAACTGAAGAAAACCTTCGTCGAGTTCCTGCACAACCTGCCGTTCTACGGTCTGGCGGTGATGTGCCTGGACGATCCGGTGGTGCGTGAAATCCTTCCGCTGGTCAAGCGTCCGACTGTGACCTACGGCTTCAGCGAAGACGCCGACGTGCGCGCGATCAATGTGCGTCAGCAAGGCATGCAGACCTTCTTCACCGTGCTGCGTCCTGACCGCGAGCCGCTGGATGTGTCCGTGAACATGCCGGGCAACCACAACGTGCTCAACTCGCTGGCGACCATTTGCATCGCCACTGACGAAGGCGTCAGTGACGAAGCCATCGTCCAGGGCCTGTCGGGCTTCCAGGGTGTTGGTCGACGTTTCCAGGTCTACGGCGAATTGCCGGTGGACGGCGGCAACGTGATGCTCGTCGATGACTACGGTCACCACCCGACCGAAGTCGCCGCCGTGATCAAAGCCGTGCGCGGTGGCTGGCCGGAGCGCCGTCTGGTGATGGTTTACCAGCCGCACCGTTACAGCCGCACCCGCGATCTGTACGACGACTTCGTCAATGTACTGGCCGATGCCAACGTGCTGCTGCTGATGGAAGTCTATCCGGCGGGCGAAGAGCCGATCCCGGGTGCCGACAGCCGCAAACTGTGCAACAGCATCCGCCAGCGCGGTCAGCTCGACCCGATCTACATCGAGCGTGGCGTCGATCTGGCGCCGCTGGTCAAGCCGCTGCTGCGTGCCGGCGACATTCTGCTGTGCCAGGGCGCCGGTGATATCGGCGGTCTCGCGCCGAAGCTGCTGAAAAGTGAATTGTTCGCTGGCGCCGTGGCGGCGTCGGTCGAGGGGAAGTTGAAATGA
- the murG gene encoding undecaprenyldiphospho-muramoylpentapeptide beta-N-acetylglucosaminyltransferase, which yields MGANVLIMAGGTGGHVFPALACAREFQARGYTVHWLGTPRGIENELVPAAGLELHRINATGLRGKGKLSLLKAPFMLLKSVWQARAIIRRLKPVCVVGFGGYVTGPGGLAAKLAGVPVIVHEQNAVAGTANRLLVPFAARVCEAFPDTFTLSDTRRTTGNPVRSELFLDTSRPALAGRKARLLILGGSLGAEPLNKLLPEALAQVAADLRPEVFHQAGKNHDEVTAERYRAAGVEAQVQPFIKDMAQAYGWADLVVCRAGALTISELAAAGLPSMLVPLPHAIDDHQTRNADYLAREGAAFLMPQRTTGAADLAARLTEVLMQPQRLEDMAQAARRLAKPDATRSVVDTCLEVAHG from the coding sequence CTTGTGCCCGCGAGTTTCAGGCGCGCGGCTACACCGTGCACTGGCTCGGCACGCCACGCGGGATCGAAAACGAACTGGTGCCGGCCGCAGGGCTGGAACTGCACCGGATCAACGCCACTGGCCTGCGCGGCAAGGGCAAGCTGTCGCTGCTCAAGGCGCCATTCATGCTGCTGAAATCGGTGTGGCAGGCGCGGGCGATCATTCGTCGCTTGAAGCCGGTGTGTGTGGTCGGCTTCGGTGGTTATGTGACTGGCCCCGGCGGTCTCGCCGCGAAACTGGCCGGTGTGCCGGTGATCGTTCACGAGCAGAACGCTGTGGCCGGCACCGCCAATCGGTTGCTGGTGCCGTTCGCCGCCCGGGTGTGTGAAGCGTTCCCCGACACCTTTACTCTGTCGGACACCCGCCGTACCACCGGAAACCCGGTGCGCAGCGAGCTGTTCCTCGACACATCGCGACCTGCTCTGGCGGGCCGCAAAGCGCGTTTGCTGATCCTCGGCGGAAGCCTGGGCGCAGAACCGTTGAACAAGTTGCTGCCTGAAGCCCTGGCCCAAGTCGCTGCCGATTTGCGCCCGGAAGTGTTTCATCAGGCCGGCAAAAACCACGATGAAGTGACTGCAGAGCGCTACCGCGCCGCCGGCGTGGAAGCGCAGGTGCAGCCGTTCATCAAAGACATGGCCCAGGCCTATGGCTGGGCTGACCTGGTGGTGTGCCGTGCAGGCGCGTTGACCATCAGTGAGCTGGCTGCCGCCGGTCTGCCCTCGATGCTGGTGCCTTTGCCCCACGCGATCGACGATCACCAGACCCGCAACGCCGATTATTTGGCCCGCGAAGGCGCTGCCTTCCTGATGCCGCAAAGAACGACTGGTGCCGCGGACCTTGCCGCGCGCCTGACAGAGGTCTTGATGCAACCGCAACGACTCGAAGATATGGCCCAAGCGGCCCGCCGTCTGGCGAAACCCGATGCCACCCGTAGCGTGGTCGATACCTGCCTGGAGGTGGCTCATGGTTGA